In a single window of the Olivibacter sp. SDN3 genome:
- a CDS encoding sodium:solute symporter gives MNHLPVVDLMIIGIYLIAMIVVGFWFSHKNKTADQFTKAGGLIPGWAIGLSIYATFLSSNTFLGVPGKAFGSNWNSFVFSLSMPLAAWVAVKYFVPFYRSTGKISAYTHLEHRFGPWARTYAVLCFLLTQLARMGSIFFGIALSLQALTGYTMEVIMLITGGCIILYTVMGGIEAVIWTEVVQGVVKTLGALLIIYLVVSNMPGGISKIIEIGKADHKFSLGSFEPAFTQSTFWVVLLYGFFINLNNFGMDQNYVQRYHTAVSPKDAARSVWLCVWIYLPASFLFFIIGSCLYAFYQMNPTLIESVKIQTAAEQLGAAGTTAEISQLAAALKPEDYGDKVMPHFMVTQIPTGLIGLIVSAILAAAMSTISSGMNASATVFSVDIYQRYIRQFQNDKQMLRLLHVATTVFGMLGIIVGILMIGVKSILDVWWQLSGIFAGGMLGLFLLGMLSKKAKNTDGMIATLVGISVILWMSFSYLIPDSYSYLKSTLHANMIIVVGTLSIYLVGVIISFLRKK, from the coding sequence ATGAACCATCTTCCAGTTGTAGATTTAATGATAATAGGAATATACCTGATTGCCATGATAGTGGTAGGTTTTTGGTTTTCCCATAAAAATAAAACCGCTGACCAATTTACTAAGGCTGGCGGACTTATTCCCGGATGGGCTATAGGTCTGTCCATATATGCCACCTTTTTAAGTAGTAATACTTTTTTGGGTGTGCCAGGAAAGGCTTTTGGAAGTAATTGGAACTCCTTTGTGTTTAGCCTTTCCATGCCGTTAGCAGCTTGGGTTGCAGTAAAATATTTTGTTCCCTTTTACAGAAGTACTGGAAAAATATCTGCTTATACGCATTTAGAGCATCGTTTTGGACCATGGGCAAGAACCTATGCTGTTTTGTGTTTCCTGTTAACCCAATTAGCGCGTATGGGATCAATTTTTTTTGGAATAGCTTTGAGTTTGCAAGCATTGACGGGCTATACTATGGAAGTTATTATGTTGATTACCGGGGGCTGTATTATTTTGTATACGGTGATGGGGGGGATCGAAGCAGTAATCTGGACAGAGGTAGTACAGGGTGTAGTAAAAACCTTAGGGGCTTTGCTGATCATCTACCTGGTAGTGTCTAATATGCCAGGAGGCATATCGAAAATTATTGAAATTGGAAAAGCCGACCACAAATTCAGTTTAGGAAGCTTCGAACCGGCGTTTACGCAATCGACCTTTTGGGTAGTACTGCTCTACGGTTTTTTTATCAATTTAAATAATTTTGGTATGGATCAAAACTATGTGCAACGATACCATACGGCGGTGTCTCCTAAAGACGCCGCAAGGTCGGTTTGGTTATGCGTATGGATCTATCTGCCAGCATCTTTTTTATTTTTTATTATAGGAAGTTGTCTATATGCTTTTTATCAAATGAACCCCACTTTAATAGAATCAGTGAAAATACAGACCGCGGCAGAGCAATTGGGGGCAGCAGGAACGACGGCGGAAATAAGCCAGTTAGCTGCTGCTCTAAAACCCGAAGATTACGGAGATAAGGTTATGCCTCATTTTATGGTTACTCAAATCCCAACCGGATTGATTGGTCTTATTGTATCGGCCATTCTCGCGGCTGCTATGAGTACCATCAGTTCAGGTATGAACGCGTCTGCTACGGTTTTCTCGGTAGATATCTACCAGCGTTATATTCGGCAGTTTCAAAATGATAAACAAATGCTTCGTCTACTTCATGTTGCAACAACCGTATTCGGTATGCTCGGTATTATCGTAGGGATATTGATGATCGGTGTAAAAAGTATTCTTGATGTTTGGTGGCAATTGTCGGGTATATTTGCAGGTGGTATGCTAGGCTTGTTCCTACTGGGTATGTTGAGCAAGAAGGCTAAAAATACAGATGGGATGATTGCTACCCTAGTGGGGATATCGGTTATCCTCTGGATGAGTTTTTCTTACCTGATACCAGATAGCTATAGCTACTTAAAAAGCACGCTGCATGCCAATATGATTATTGTCGTTGGCACCTTAAGTATTTACCTGGTGGGCGTTATAATTAGTTTTTTACGGAAAAAGTAA
- the mtgA gene encoding monofunctional biosynthetic peptidoglycan transglycosylase — protein MLFFWQKKLGKTFAHICFYFIIITISWVFILRYINPPITWLMLQRGIERKLEGQDWKLEKQWVHYEDLSENLKRAAITGEDANFMIHAGFDIKAIREAYKKNQTDDLIRGGSTISQQTAKNVFLWPGRSWIRKGFESYFTILIELLWGKKRILEVYLNIIEMGDGIYGANAATLSYFSKPATALTKRQAALLIAILPNPKKWSATKPSTFINRKANTILRYMEQSDIPN, from the coding sequence ATCCTTTTTTTTTGGCAAAAGAAGCTAGGGAAAACATTTGCTCATATCTGTTTTTATTTTATCATAATCACTATCAGTTGGGTATTTATATTACGATATATAAATCCTCCAATTACCTGGTTAATGCTTCAAAGAGGGATTGAACGAAAGTTGGAAGGGCAAGACTGGAAGCTAGAAAAACAATGGGTACATTACGAAGATCTTTCAGAAAACCTAAAAAGAGCTGCTATCACAGGCGAAGATGCAAATTTTATGATTCATGCTGGCTTTGATATAAAAGCTATTCGGGAGGCCTATAAAAAAAACCAGACGGATGACCTTATCCGGGGCGGCAGTACGATCAGTCAACAAACGGCAAAAAATGTATTTCTTTGGCCAGGGAGATCTTGGATAAGAAAAGGGTTTGAATCTTATTTTACTATTTTAATAGAACTGCTTTGGGGCAAAAAAAGAATTTTAGAGGTATATCTAAATATAATAGAAATGGGCGATGGTATATACGGCGCGAACGCTGCCACGTTAAGTTATTTTAGCAAACCTGCGACTGCGTTAACGAAAAGACAAGCAGCTCTCCTCATAGCGATTTTACCAAATCCCAAAAAATGGTCGGCCACGAAACCCTCAACGTTCATTAATAGAAAAGCCAACACAATTTTGCGTTATATGGAGCAAAGCGATATTCCAAACTGA
- a CDS encoding ABC transporter ATPase, producing the protein MERIWIYQADREFTEIEEQIVLDKLEEFTMQWKAHGQPLAASADIRYHRFIVIAVDQSYALPSGCSIDKSVRLLKELEDELNIDFFDRMQIAYRDGDQIVVAPRVAFEKLIAEGLINADTVVFNNLVANKEELNTQWEVPFKNSWHAKIFQLAK; encoded by the coding sequence ATGGAAAGGATTTGGATCTATCAAGCAGACAGAGAGTTTACAGAAATAGAGGAACAGATAGTGCTAGACAAACTGGAGGAATTTACTATGCAATGGAAGGCTCATGGGCAACCATTAGCTGCTTCCGCTGATATTAGATACCATCGTTTTATCGTTATTGCCGTCGATCAATCATACGCTTTGCCTTCTGGATGTTCCATTGACAAATCGGTTAGGTTATTAAAAGAGCTGGAAGACGAATTGAATATCGACTTCTTCGACCGAATGCAGATAGCCTATCGTGATGGAGATCAAATTGTAGTAGCTCCGCGTGTCGCATTCGAAAAATTGATAGCAGAAGGGCTTATTAACGCAGATACCGTTGTTTTTAATAATTTGGTTGCCAATAAGGAGGAACTAAATACCCAATGGGAAGTACCATTTAAAAATAGTTGGCATGCTAAAATATTTCAACTGGCCAAATGA